From Thermodesulfobacteriota bacterium, a single genomic window includes:
- a CDS encoding 23S rRNA (pseudouridine(1915)-N(3))-methyltransferase RlmH, translating into MRIELLFLGRTREGFYAEGIAEYSRRLARYVPVEIRTVKERRLAGHGAEERRRQEEGRQLLAAVSRPTFLVVLDGRGAAMGSEELARRLGEWTEAGGGRLSFVLGGPSGLADAVLAAAGQVLSLSAMTLPHELARLVLVEQLYRALTIRAGHLYHR; encoded by the coding sequence ATGCGGATCGAGCTGCTGTTTCTGGGCCGGACCCGGGAAGGCTTCTACGCCGAGGGGATTGCCGAATACAGCCGCCGGCTGGCCAGGTACGTCCCGGTGGAGATCCGAACCGTCAAGGAGCGGCGGCTGGCCGGTCACGGTGCCGAGGAGCGGCGGCGGCAGGAGGAGGGCCGGCAGCTGCTGGCTGCCGTTTCCCGGCCGACCTTTCTGGTGGTGCTGGATGGCCGGGGCGCGGCCATGGGCTCCGAGGAGCTGGCGCGCCGCCTCGGGGAGTGGACAGAGGCCGGTGGCGGCCGGTTGTCCTTTGTGCTGGGCGGGCCTTCGGGGCTGGCCGATGCCGTGCTGGCTGCAGCCGGCCAGGTTCTGTCCCTGTCGGCCATGACCCTGCCCCACGAGCTGGCCCGGCTGGTCCTGGTGGAGCAGCTCTACCGGGCCCTGACCATCCGGGCCGGCCACCTGTACCACCGGTGA
- a CDS encoding RtcB family protein — MATTELSGLVQVDPFRWRLPKGGRMLVDGLVYLDRPLIELVGKDLSLSQVANVAALPGIVGHSLAMPDVHQGYGFPIGGVAAFRPDTGIVSPGGVGYDINCGVRLLRSSLRREDLAAHAGALLEALFARIPSGVGSQHQELRLGPKALDEVLRHGAAWAVRNGFGVPADLAHIENGGCLDWADPGQVSRRALERGHGQLGTLGSGNHFVEVGYVDRIYDPEVAEAFGLFQDQMTVFIHTGSRGLGHQVCDDAIRQLAAASRRYGIALPDRELCCAPIGSPEGQAYLAAMAAAANFAFANRQLITQAVRDTVSLVFGLGAGRLGLDLVYDVCHNIAKKELHEVAGKTLELIVHRKGATRAFPAGHPEVPEAYRQVGQPVLIPGDMGRASYVLVGTPRAMSETFGSACHGAGRVLSRHAAIKAARGRNVVQELAAAGVLVRGASRGTVVEEMPEAYKDVQQVVHVVHEAGLARKVARLKPVVVIKG; from the coding sequence ATGGCGACAACCGAGCTTTCCGGCCTGGTGCAGGTGGATCCGTTCCGGTGGCGTCTGCCCAAGGGCGGCCGCATGCTGGTGGATGGGCTTGTCTATCTGGATCGCCCGCTCATCGAGCTGGTGGGCAAGGACCTCTCCTTGTCCCAGGTGGCCAACGTGGCGGCCCTGCCCGGCATCGTCGGCCACAGTCTGGCCATGCCGGACGTGCACCAGGGGTACGGCTTTCCCATCGGCGGCGTTGCCGCCTTCCGCCCCGACACCGGCATCGTATCGCCGGGCGGGGTGGGCTACGACATCAACTGCGGGGTGCGCCTCCTGCGCTCCTCCTTGCGCCGGGAGGACCTGGCGGCCCATGCCGGCGCCCTCCTGGAGGCCCTCTTCGCCCGCATCCCCAGCGGCGTCGGCTCCCAGCACCAGGAGCTGCGGCTGGGCCCCAAGGCCCTGGACGAGGTCTTGCGCCATGGTGCGGCCTGGGCGGTGCGGAACGGTTTTGGCGTTCCGGCAGACCTGGCCCACATCGAGAACGGCGGCTGCCTGGACTGGGCCGATCCGGGTCAGGTCTCCCGCCGGGCTCTGGAGAGGGGCCATGGCCAGCTGGGCACCCTGGGCTCCGGCAACCACTTCGTGGAGGTGGGCTATGTGGACCGGATCTACGATCCGGAGGTGGCCGAGGCCTTTGGCCTCTTCCAGGACCAGATGACGGTCTTCATCCACACCGGCTCCCGGGGCCTGGGCCACCAGGTGTGCGACGACGCCATCCGCCAGCTGGCCGCGGCCAGCCGCCGCTACGGCATCGCGCTGCCGGACCGGGAGCTGTGCTGCGCCCCCATCGGCAGCCCGGAGGGACAGGCCTATCTTGCCGCCATGGCAGCGGCCGCCAACTTCGCCTTTGCCAACCGCCAGCTCATCACCCAGGCGGTGCGGGATACGGTCAGCCTGGTCTTCGGCCTCGGGGCCGGGCGACTGGGCCTGGACCTGGTCTACGACGTCTGCCACAACATCGCCAAAAAAGAGCTCCACGAGGTCGCCGGCAAGACGCTGGAGCTGATCGTGCACCGCAAGGGCGCCACCCGGGCCTTTCCCGCCGGCCATCCCGAGGTCCCTGAGGCCTACCGCCAAGTCGGCCAGCCGGTCCTGATCCCGGGCGATATGGGCCGGGCCTCCTATGTGCTGGTGGGCACGCCCCGGGCCATGAGCGAGACCTTTGGCAGCGCCTGCCACGGCGCTGGCCGGGTCCTGTCCCGCCATGCCGCCATCAAGGCGGCCCGGGGCCGCAACGTCGTCCAGGAGCTGGCGGCGGCCGGGGTCCTGGTCCGGGGCGCCAGCCGGGGCACGGTGGTGGAGGAGATGCCCGAGGCCTACAAGGATGTGCAGCAGGTGGTGCACGTGGTGCACGAGGCCGGCCTGGCCAGAAAAGTCGCCCGACTCAAGCCGGTCGTGGTGATCAAGGGCTGA
- a CDS encoding YqgE/AlgH family protein produces MQSLQGHFLIATPQMPDPRFQNQVIFMCAHNEEGAMGLVVNNPITEISLADVFRQAEIPLPAGRLPPVHLGGPVEMHSAFILFEGGYIARSALAVTETVYLSRDPAILLDLSRGRGPRTYLFALGYAGWAAGQLEQELTENGWLALPADVEVLFRVPDDQKWRAAARRHGIDISLFGDTVGSA; encoded by the coding sequence ATGCAGTCCCTTCAGGGCCACTTCCTCATCGCCACCCCCCAGATGCCGGATCCCCGCTTCCAGAACCAGGTCATCTTCATGTGTGCCCACAACGAAGAAGGGGCCATGGGGCTGGTGGTGAACAACCCCATCACCGAGATCTCCCTGGCCGACGTCTTCCGCCAGGCGGAGATCCCGCTGCCGGCCGGCCGGCTGCCGCCGGTGCACCTGGGAGGGCCGGTGGAGATGCACTCGGCCTTCATCCTGTTCGAGGGGGGCTACATCGCCCGCAGCGCCCTGGCGGTCACCGAGACCGTGTACCTGTCCCGGGACCCGGCGATCCTCCTGGATCTGTCCCGGGGCCGGGGCCCCCGGACGTATCTCTTCGCCCTGGGCTATGCCGGCTGGGCCGCCGGCCAGCTGGAGCAGGAGCTGACCGAGAACGGCTGGCTGGCCCTGCCCGCCGACGTCGAGGTGCTGTTCCGGGTGCCCGACGACCAGAAATGGCGAGCCGCGGCCCGGCGCCACGGCATCGATATCTCCCTGTTCGGGGATACGGTGGGCAGCGCCTGA
- a CDS encoding type II toxin-antitoxin system Phd/YefM family antitoxin — translation MPTVTATVFARNFRAMLDRVELKHEELVIVRNNHEVARVFPGRSRMTALEAMADLYCTLPEDAASGWLVDARREKSALEDG, via the coding sequence ATGCCCACGGTGACAGCCACAGTGTTTGCCCGCAACTTTCGGGCCATGCTCGACCGGGTGGAGCTCAAGCACGAAGAGCTGGTCATTGTCCGCAACAACCACGAAGTGGCCCGGGTTTTTCCTGGTCGTTCCCGCATGACCGCCCTGGAAGCCATGGCTGACCTCTACTGCACCCTGCCGGAAGACGCAGCGAGCGGATGGCTGGTTGACGCCAGGCGGGAGAAGTCGGCCCTGGAGGATGGGTGA
- a CDS encoding Ig-like domain-containing protein, whose protein sequence is MKRTITPQAQVGKGLGRAIATGLLAVLVPLALTGLAWPAPAVLDRSPAPGAVVELDAVVTATFSEDMDPAPLTTGSVRLSQWVGIKAIAAGYGHTVALREDGTVVAWGDNGYGQTTVPSSPYETPIPATVAYDANSRTVTLTTEAPRPGGVTIMATVTTGVQNLTGVPGRGP, encoded by the coding sequence ATGAAGAGGACCATCACGCCACAAGCACAGGTTGGGAAGGGGCTGGGCAGGGCAATCGCCACAGGTCTCCTGGCAGTCCTGGTCCCCTTGGCACTCACCGGCCTCGCCTGGCCAGCTCCGGCGGTGCTCGACCGCTCGCCGGCGCCCGGGGCCGTGGTCGAGCTCGACGCCGTGGTCACCGCCACCTTCAGCGAGGACATGGACCCGGCCCCCCTCACCACCGGCAGCGTCAGGCTCTCCCAATGGGTGGGGATCAAGGCCATCGCCGCTGGCTATGGCCACACGGTTGCCTTGAGGGAAGACGGCACAGTCGTCGCCTGGGGAGACAACGGTTATGGCCAGACCACCGTGCCCTCATCCCCGTACGAAACGCCCATTCCTGCAACCGTGGCCTACGATGCCAACTCCCGCACCGTCACTCTCACCACGGAGGCGCCCCGGCCCGGAGGCGTGACCATCATGGCCACCGTTACTACCGGGGTGCAGAATCTTACGGGGGTGCCTGGGCGCGGTCCATGA
- a CDS encoding NifU family protein yields the protein MRDKVQAALDKVRPTLQRDGGDVVLVDVDESGVVKVQLTGACKGCPMSRMTLKHGIEKFLRTEVPEIKAVEAV from the coding sequence GTGCGCGACAAGGTACAGGCGGCCCTGGACAAGGTGCGGCCGACATTGCAGCGGGATGGCGGCGACGTGGTGCTGGTGGACGTGGACGAGAGCGGCGTGGTCAAGGTGCAGCTCACCGGCGCCTGCAAGGGCTGCCCCATGTCCCGGATGACCTTGAAGCACGGGATCGAAAAGTTCCTCCGCACCGAGGTGCCTGAGATCAAGGCCGTGGAAGCGGTCTGA
- the lon gene encoding endopeptidase La: MKERRGSNNAKNSRETGRHSSGPRETVPVIMAREMVLFPHMVMPMDVPRGEVSELVEHVTSQDRMVVLVTPAPGGESGAFHPVGTLGLILRRVETQEGSVRILLQGVQRVQVLEILPPDPYPQAVVVRFQDEAPEAEIEIEALVKNVRAVFAQLLALSPQLPRDLGAMAANLEQPGMLADMIASHLEIAPERKQAILEAVQVKDRLRQILDTISHEVEVLELGDRIQSQVKGRMDKSQRDYYLREQIKAIRQELGETDDDRAFLTELGRKIEAKNLPAEALEEAKREHDRLKRMSPSSAEFMVAHTYVEWLLDLPWHESTEDNLDLATAQQILEEDHCGLEMVKKRILEFLAVRKLKGDQKGPILCFIGPPGTGKTSMGRSIARALGRHFYRFSLGGMRDEAEIRGHRRTYVGAMPGRIIQALKRVRSNNPVLMLDEIDKLGQDFRGDPSSALLEVLDPEQNDSFVDHYLNVKFDLSRVLFITTANQRDTIPAPLYDRMEVIELPGYTEEEKVAIAEAHLIPRQIRENGLTRETIRFQRRGIARMIANYTRESGLRNLERRIAAVCRQVAYEVAAGKSERVTVSPDNVVKYLGPPKIFPEAKQRTIVPGVATGLAWTPTGGEILFVEASQMPGHSKLLLTGKLGEVMRESAQTALSFLRSRTRKMHLEDEFFERHDLHIHVPAGAIPKDGPSAGLTILVALTSLLVGRPVRGDVAMTGEVTLRGMILPVGGIKEKVLAAKRAGIRNIILPKQNNYDLMLLSETIREGLEFHLVSRADQAIGMCLAEDKPAEAGRPPAKARIEF, translated from the coding sequence ATGAAGGAGCGCAGGGGCAGCAACAACGCCAAGAACAGCCGGGAGACCGGTCGCCACTCCAGCGGTCCCCGGGAGACCGTGCCGGTGATCATGGCCCGGGAGATGGTGCTTTTTCCCCACATGGTCATGCCCATGGACGTGCCCCGGGGCGAGGTCTCCGAGCTGGTGGAGCACGTCACCTCCCAGGACCGCATGGTGGTCCTGGTGACACCGGCTCCGGGCGGCGAGAGCGGCGCCTTCCACCCAGTGGGCACCCTGGGCCTGATCCTGCGCCGGGTGGAGACCCAGGAGGGCAGCGTGCGCATCCTCCTGCAGGGGGTGCAGCGGGTGCAGGTCCTGGAGATCCTGCCCCCCGACCCATACCCCCAAGCCGTGGTGGTGCGCTTCCAGGACGAGGCCCCGGAGGCGGAGATCGAGATCGAGGCCCTGGTCAAAAACGTCCGGGCGGTGTTTGCCCAGCTCCTGGCCCTCTCCCCGCAGCTGCCCCGGGACCTCGGCGCCATGGCCGCCAACCTGGAGCAGCCCGGCATGCTGGCGGACATGATCGCCTCCCACCTGGAGATCGCCCCCGAGCGCAAGCAGGCGATCCTGGAGGCGGTGCAGGTCAAGGATCGGCTGCGCCAGATCCTCGATACCATCAGCCACGAGGTGGAGGTGCTGGAGCTGGGGGATCGGATCCAAAGCCAGGTCAAGGGCCGGATGGACAAGTCCCAGCGGGACTACTACCTCCGGGAGCAGATCAAGGCCATCCGCCAGGAGCTGGGGGAAACCGACGACGACCGGGCCTTCCTCACCGAGCTGGGCCGGAAGATCGAGGCCAAGAATCTGCCGGCTGAGGCCCTGGAAGAGGCCAAGCGGGAGCACGACCGCCTGAAGCGCATGTCCCCGTCCTCGGCGGAGTTCATGGTCGCCCACACCTATGTGGAATGGCTTTTGGATCTGCCCTGGCACGAGTCCACCGAGGACAACCTCGATCTCGCCACCGCCCAGCAGATCCTGGAAGAGGACCACTGCGGCCTGGAGATGGTCAAGAAGCGGATCCTGGAATTCCTGGCCGTGCGCAAGCTCAAAGGGGATCAGAAAGGGCCGATCCTCTGCTTCATCGGCCCGCCAGGCACCGGCAAGACCTCCATGGGCCGGTCCATCGCCCGGGCCCTGGGCCGGCACTTCTACCGCTTCTCCCTGGGTGGCATGCGGGACGAGGCCGAGATCCGGGGCCACCGCCGCACCTATGTCGGCGCCATGCCCGGCCGCATCATCCAGGCCTTGAAAAGGGTGCGCTCCAACAACCCGGTGCTGATGCTGGACGAGATCGACAAGCTGGGCCAGGACTTCCGGGGCGATCCCTCCAGCGCCCTCCTGGAGGTCCTGGATCCGGAGCAGAACGACTCCTTCGTGGACCACTATCTGAACGTCAAGTTCGATCTGTCCCGGGTGCTGTTCATCACCACCGCCAACCAGCGGGACACCATCCCGGCGCCTCTTTATGACCGGATGGAGGTGATCGAGCTGCCCGGCTACACCGAGGAGGAGAAGGTAGCCATCGCCGAGGCCCATCTCATCCCCCGGCAGATCCGGGAAAACGGCCTCACCCGGGAGACCATCCGCTTCCAGCGCCGGGGCATCGCCCGGATGATCGCCAACTACACCCGGGAATCGGGCCTCCGGAACCTGGAGCGGCGGATCGCCGCGGTCTGCCGGCAGGTGGCCTACGAGGTGGCGGCGGGCAAGAGCGAGCGGGTGACGGTGAGCCCGGACAACGTGGTCAAGTACCTGGGTCCGCCCAAGATCTTCCCGGAGGCCAAGCAGCGGACCATTGTGCCGGGGGTGGCCACCGGCCTGGCCTGGACCCCCACCGGCGGCGAGATCCTCTTCGTGGAGGCCTCCCAGATGCCCGGTCACTCGAAGCTCCTGCTCACCGGCAAGCTGGGGGAGGTGATGCGGGAATCGGCCCAGACCGCGTTGAGCTTTTTGCGCAGCCGCACCCGCAAGATGCACCTTGAGGATGAGTTCTTCGAAAGGCACGACCTCCATATCCACGTGCCCGCCGGTGCCATTCCCAAGGACGGTCCCTCTGCCGGCCTCACCATCCTGGTAGCCCTGACCTCGCTTCTGGTGGGCCGGCCGGTGCGGGGGGATGTGGCCATGACCGGCGAGGTGACCTTGCGGGGCATGATCCTGCCGGTGGGCGGCATCAAGGAGAAGGTCCTGGCTGCCAAGAGGGCCGGCATCCGGAACATCATCCTGCCCAAGCAGAACAACTACGATCTCATGCTCCTGTCGGAGACCATCCGCGAAGGCCTCGAATTCCATCTGGTCAGTCGGGCCGACCAGGCCATCGGCATGTGCCTGGCCGAGGACAAGCCCGCCGAGGCCGGCCGGCCGCCGGCCAAGGCCCGGATCGAATTCTGA
- a CDS encoding YkgJ family cysteine cluster protein — MSTEKDLFNCRQCGHCCHGATTVSLDDADLARLLRHLRLERRAAEARYLRVTGGVVQMQTRNGACIFYNQGCTIHPAKPWRCRQWPLHPSILADEANLSAIRASCPGLNQDLDYQELCQRLATALAGETPT; from the coding sequence ATGAGCACGGAGAAGGATCTCTTCAACTGCCGCCAGTGCGGCCACTGCTGCCACGGCGCCACCACGGTCTCCCTGGACGACGCAGATCTGGCGCGGCTGTTGCGGCACCTGCGCCTGGAGCGCCGGGCTGCCGAGGCCCGCTATCTGCGGGTGACCGGCGGCGTGGTCCAGATGCAGACCAGGAACGGCGCCTGCATCTTCTACAACCAGGGCTGCACGATCCATCCCGCCAAGCCGTGGCGCTGCCGCCAGTGGCCGCTCCACCCCAGCATCCTGGCCGACGAGGCCAACCTGTCGGCCATCCGCGCCTCGTGTCCGGGGCTCAACCAGGATCTCGACTACCAGGAGCTGTGCCAGCGGCTGGCCACGGCGCTGGCCGGGGAGACCCCGACCTGA
- the speB gene encoding agmatinase — protein sequence MIGTRFLEAGAAGISPCRVSILPAPLAATVSWMAGTDQGPAAILAASDTLELLDDELLIETWRLGIETLPALELADLAVAAAWERIRTAVAGELARGRFVVTIGGEHGVTVPAVTAYRARYPDLTVVQIDAHLDLRDAYEGEPCSHASVMRRLHDLGLPFVQVGIRSFSREEWLFCRETGITFFSPARLRQPGGLAAILARVRGPVYLTIDVDGLDPAVMPATGTPEPDGLSWVEATGFIRALAGAHPIVGLDLVELAPLPGLHHAAFTAAKLLYRSLGYILGAELPALDRG from the coding sequence ATGATCGGCACCCGTTTCCTGGAGGCCGGCGCGGCCGGGATTTCGCCCTGCCGGGTCTCCATCCTGCCGGCGCCGCTGGCAGCCACGGTCAGCTGGATGGCCGGTACCGACCAGGGGCCCGCCGCCATCCTCGCCGCCTCCGACACCCTGGAGCTCCTGGATGACGAGCTGCTCATCGAAACCTGGCGGCTGGGCATCGAGACCCTGCCGGCTTTGGAGCTGGCTGACCTGGCGGTAGCCGCGGCCTGGGAGCGCATCCGAACGGCGGTGGCCGGCGAGCTGGCCCGGGGCCGGTTTGTGGTCACCATCGGCGGCGAGCACGGGGTGACGGTGCCGGCGGTGACCGCCTACCGGGCCCGCTATCCGGATCTGACCGTGGTGCAGATCGACGCCCACCTGGACCTGCGGGACGCCTACGAGGGCGAGCCGTGCAGCCATGCCTCGGTCATGCGCCGGCTCCACGACCTCGGGCTGCCCTTCGTCCAGGTGGGGATCCGCTCCTTCTCCAGGGAGGAATGGCTGTTCTGCCGCGAAACGGGCATCACCTTTTTTTCGCCTGCCCGCCTGCGGCAGCCCGGTGGCCTGGCTGCCATCCTGGCCCGGGTCCGGGGGCCGGTCTATCTCACCATCGATGTCGACGGCCTCGATCCGGCCGTCATGCCCGCCACCGGCACCCCGGAGCCGGACGGCCTGTCCTGGGTCGAGGCCACCGGCTTCATCCGCGCCCTGGCCGGCGCCCATCCGATCGTTGGCCTCGACCTGGTGGAGCTGGCGCCGCTGCCAGGCCTGCACCACGCCGCCTTCACCGCCGCCAAGCTTCTCTACCGCTCCCTGGGCTACATCCTCGGCGCCGAGCTGCCGGCCCTGGACCGGGGATGA
- the glgB gene encoding 1,4-alpha-glucan branching protein GlgB translates to MPIDVMRELERVIQADQHDPFTVLGFHRIEEQPPSAVIRTFQPQAVAVKLVAGGERKYLYKMREEGLFEIIIPNCHEVFDYLFEITTYDGTVRTCRDPYRFLPQLSEFDAHLIKQGTQYQLHEKLGAHVVTVDNITGTLFRVWVPGARRVSVVGNFNYWDGRVHQMRCLGDSGIWELFIPGVGQGEHYKFEIRTQSMAILEKADPVQFFGELRPKSASIVWKLDDYEWSDQEWQREKAASLPYAAPMAIYEVHLGSWKRDPGDPHRFLTYEEMANRLVPYVKRLGFTHIQLMPVMEHPLDESWGYQVTGYFSATSRYGTPEELMYLVDVCHQNGIGVIMDWVPAHFPADGHSLATFNGQALYEHQDPRQGFHPEWGTHIFNFGRYEVANFLIASALFWLERYHMDGLRVDAVASMLYLDYAREEGDWVPNCYGGKENIEAIEFLRHLNSVVYQRHPHALMIAEESTSFFGVSKPTEVGGLGFGFKWNLGWMNDTLTYFSKDPIYRKYHHNALTFPLLYAFTENFILVLSHDEVVHGKRSLLSKMPGDTWQQFANLRLLFLFMWASPGKKLLFMGGEMGQVDEWYCKKSLDWHLLEEDGPHRRLQSFVRELNALYRAHPCLWELDFDHHGFSWMDFLDVDRSVVSFARFAKDRQDHLVVLLNFTPEVHHDYRLGVPELVNYREILCSDNECFGGATVCNPHEKVPFDEPFGQAPYHVKVSVPPLGGIVLAPVRD, encoded by the coding sequence ATGCCCATCGATGTCATGCGGGAGCTGGAGCGGGTCATCCAGGCCGATCAGCACGATCCCTTCACGGTGCTCGGCTTCCATCGGATCGAGGAGCAGCCGCCTTCGGCGGTCATCCGCACCTTCCAGCCCCAGGCGGTGGCGGTGAAGCTGGTGGCTGGCGGCGAGCGCAAGTACCTCTACAAGATGCGGGAGGAGGGGCTGTTCGAGATCATCATCCCCAACTGCCATGAGGTGTTCGACTACCTCTTCGAGATCACCACCTACGACGGCACGGTGCGCACCTGCCGGGATCCCTACCGCTTCCTGCCCCAGCTGAGCGAGTTCGACGCCCACCTCATCAAGCAGGGCACCCAGTACCAGCTCCACGAGAAGCTGGGGGCCCACGTGGTCACCGTGGACAACATCACCGGCACCCTGTTCCGGGTCTGGGTGCCCGGGGCGCGGCGGGTTTCGGTGGTGGGCAACTTCAACTACTGGGACGGCCGGGTGCACCAGATGCGCTGCCTGGGCGACTCGGGCATCTGGGAGCTTTTCATCCCCGGGGTCGGCCAGGGGGAGCACTACAAGTTCGAGATCCGCACCCAGAGCATGGCCATCCTGGAGAAGGCGGATCCGGTGCAGTTCTTCGGTGAGCTTAGGCCCAAGAGCGCCTCCATCGTCTGGAAGCTGGACGACTACGAATGGTCCGACCAGGAGTGGCAGCGGGAAAAGGCGGCCAGCCTGCCGTACGCCGCCCCCATGGCCATCTACGAGGTGCACCTGGGCTCCTGGAAACGGGATCCCGGTGACCCCCACCGTTTCCTCACCTACGAGGAAATGGCCAACCGGCTGGTGCCCTACGTCAAGAGGTTGGGCTTCACCCACATCCAGCTCATGCCGGTCATGGAGCACCCCCTGGACGAGTCCTGGGGCTACCAGGTGACCGGGTACTTCTCGGCCACCAGCCGCTACGGCACCCCGGAGGAGCTCATGTACCTGGTGGACGTCTGCCACCAGAACGGCATCGGCGTCATCATGGACTGGGTGCCGGCCCACTTCCCGGCCGACGGCCACAGCCTCGCCACCTTCAACGGCCAGGCCCTCTACGAGCACCAGGATCCCCGCCAGGGCTTCCATCCGGAATGGGGCACCCATATCTTCAACTTCGGCCGCTACGAGGTGGCCAATTTTCTCATCGCCAGCGCGCTGTTCTGGCTGGAGCGCTACCATATGGATGGCCTGCGGGTGGATGCCGTGGCCTCCATGCTCTACCTGGACTATGCCCGCGAAGAGGGCGACTGGGTTCCCAACTGTTACGGCGGCAAGGAGAACATCGAGGCCATCGAGTTCTTGCGCCACCTGAACAGCGTGGTCTACCAGCGCCACCCCCACGCGCTTATGATCGCCGAGGAGTCGACCAGCTTCTTCGGGGTCTCCAAGCCCACCGAGGTCGGGGGCCTGGGCTTTGGCTTCAAATGGAACCTGGGCTGGATGAACGATACCCTCACCTACTTCAGCAAGGATCCCATCTACCGCAAGTATCACCACAACGCCCTGACCTTCCCTCTGCTCTATGCCTTCACCGAGAACTTCATCCTGGTTCTGTCCCACGACGAGGTGGTGCACGGCAAGCGCTCGCTCCTGTCCAAGATGCCCGGTGACACCTGGCAGCAGTTCGCCAATCTGCGTCTGCTCTTCCTCTTCATGTGGGCGAGTCCGGGCAAGAAGCTCCTCTTTATGGGCGGCGAGATGGGGCAGGTCGACGAGTGGTACTGCAAGAAGAGCCTGGATTGGCATCTCCTGGAGGAGGACGGCCCCCACCGCCGGCTGCAAAGCTTTGTCCGGGAGCTCAATGCCCTCTACCGGGCCCACCCCTGCCTGTGGGAGCTGGACTTCGACCACCACGGCTTTTCCTGGATGGACTTTCTGGACGTGGACCGCTCCGTCGTCTCCTTTGCCCGCTTCGCCAAAGACCGGCAGGACCATCTGGTGGTGCTCTTGAACTTCACCCCCGAGGTCCACCACGACTACCGGCTCGGGGTGCCGGAGCTGGTCAACTACCGGGAGATCCTCTGCTCGGACAACGAATGCTTCGGCGGCGCCACGGTCTGCAACCCCCACGAGAAGGTTCCCTTCGACGAGCCGTTCGGCCAGGCGCCGTATCATGTCAAGGTCTCGGTGCCGCCTTTGGGCGGCATCGTCCTGGCACCGGTACGGGACTGA
- a CDS encoding archease: MAAPSYRLLEHPADLGFEVQAPSLSGLFAAAAAAFLDILWDPAGIAPREHLAIEVSGEDLPELLVAFLGEILFLAEARGFGFCRIAVGELAGGRLAGQAWGEPWDPQRHQSRTVVKAVTYHQIFVGQEGEAWRARVFLDL; this comes from the coding sequence ATGGCCGCCCCGTCCTACCGGCTCCTGGAGCACCCGGCCGATCTCGGCTTCGAGGTCCAGGCGCCCAGCCTGTCCGGGCTTTTTGCGGCCGCGGCCGCCGCCTTCCTGGACATCCTCTGGGATCCCGCCGGCATCGCGCCCCGGGAGCACCTGGCCATCGAGGTCTCCGGCGAGGACCTGCCGGAGCTTCTGGTCGCCTTCCTGGGGGAGATCCTCTTCCTTGCCGAGGCCCGGGGCTTCGGCTTCTGCCGCATCGCGGTGGGCGAGCTGGCCGGCGGCCGCCTGGCTGGCCAGGCCTGGGGCGAGCCCTGGGATCCCCAGCGCCACCAGAGCCGGACCGTGGTCAAGGCTGTCACCTACCACCAGATCTTCGTGGGCCAGGAAGGGGAAGCCTGGCGGGCGCGGGTGTTCCTGGACCTGTAG